Proteins co-encoded in one Gossypium arboreum isolate Shixiya-1 chromosome 11, ASM2569848v2, whole genome shotgun sequence genomic window:
- the LOC108461377 gene encoding 60S ribosomal protein L15-1-like codes for MGAYKYVSELWRKKQSDVMRFLQRVRCWEYRQHPAIVRVNHPTRPDKARRLGYKAKQGYVVYRVRVRRGGRKRPVPKGIVYGKPTNQGVTQLKFQRSKRSVAEERAGRKLGGLRVVNSYWINEDSTYKYFEVILVDVAHNAIRNDPRINWICNPVHKHRELRGLTSAGKKNRGLHGKGHLHHKNRPSRRATWKRNNTLSLRRYR; via the exons ATGG GGGCTTACAAGTACGTGTCGGAGCTATGGAGGAAGAAGCAATCGGATGTGATGAGGTTTTTACAGAGGGTGAGGTGCTGGGAATACCGTCAGCATCCAGCCATTGTTAGGGTCAACCACCCTACTCGTCCTGACAAGGCTCGGCGCTTGGGTTACAAGGCTAAGCAG GGTTATGTAGTTTATCGTGTTCGAGTTAGAAGGGGTGGTCGAAAGAGGCCTGTTCCCAAAGGTATTGTCTATGGTAAGCCCACAAACCAAGGTGTTACCCAATTGAAGTTCCAGCGCAGCAAGCGGTCTGTTGCAGAGGAGCGAGCTGGTCGAAAATTAGGAGGTCTCAGAGTTGTTAACTCATACTGGATCAACGAG GATTCTACTTACAAGTACTTTGAGGTTATCCTTGTTGATGTTGCACACAATGCAATCCGCAACGACCCGAGAATTAACTGGATCTGCAATCCCGTTCACAAGCACAGGGAACTTCGAGGACTCACATCTGCAGGTAAGAAAAACAGGGGTCTGCATGGAAAGGGTCACTTGCACCACAAGAATCGGCCATCTCGAAGGGCTACCTGGAAGAGAAACAACACCCTTTCCCTTCGTCGTTACCGTTGA